In the Nocardia asteroides genome, GCGCCGGCATCGGAATAATGGCGCGTATGGAATTCACGCACAGTGGCTGGCTCGCCATCTTCACAGGAACCGACACCCTCATGGGCCGTTCCCGCGAGGTCGACGCGTGGGATTCGATAACGGGCACCGCCATGATCGTCGACGCCGAACAGGGCGCGCGGCGGCCGGTCACCGACTACCCTGACTTCTCCCACCTCGAACGGGCAAATCGCGTCGTCGGCGTCGTGCCGGGAGCCGGATGGCGCGCCTGCGCTCGCGGACACATGGCGAACGATCCCGACTCACCGGCAGAGCCGGTTCTGGCGTGGCTGGTGTCGTCCCGCGGCGTACTCACCCCCGTCACCATGGACGCCGACGGAGAGATCGGCCTCGATGACACGATGAGTCGCTACTTCCCACCGGGAAGCGAGCTCGATTGATCAAGTCGACCCGCACTGCGACTGTCTACCATCGCCGACATGACGGATCTTTCGCACTACTCGACACAGAGCAGAGTGACCGATCCGGGGGCTCGATCCGCGTTGCTGGCCGGGCTGACCGGCGACTTCGCGCAGCTGCGACGGACGGTATCGGGTCTGGTCATCCACTACCGCGCCGACAGCCCACTGGCGAAAGGCGTTCCGGCTCAGCGCATGCGCGAGATCGATACCCGCTACATCGAGACCATGCTGAGCAGGCTGGCCGAGCTGGCCGGCGGCTCACTCGACGAACCACGGCGGCCGGCCCAGCGCCTGGTCGGCTGCTGCCGTGACTTCACGGTGCTCTACGTCGCCGCGTTGCGCGCACGCGGCATCCCGGCCCGCGCGCGGGTCGGCTTCGCCACCTACTTCGTCGCCGACTACGCCGTGGATCACGAAGTCGCCGAGGTCTGGGACGCCGATCGGGCGCGCTGGCGCCTCGTCGACCCCGAACTCGACGACGGGCACACCGGCCCGGACGGCACCCGCATCGACCCGCTCGATCTCATACCCGACCAATTCGTACCCGCCGGCGCTGCATGGCAACTGTGCCGCACCGGCAACGCCGACCCGGCACGCTTCGTCGTCGACCCGGGCCTCGACATCCCCGAGACGCACGGCATGCCGCAGATCGCGCACAATCTCGTGCACGACCTCGCCGCACTGAACTGCGCCGAGATGTTGCTCTGGGACGAGTGGGGCTGGGGTGAGAACAGGTCGCTCACCGACTCGGAGCAGGAGCTCCTCGACCGCGTCGCGGCGGTCACGACGGGCGGCGACAGCTTGCAGGCCCGTCGGCTCTACGAGGACGAGCCGTTGCTGCGCGTGCCCGACACCGTCACCAGCGTCGATCCCCTCGGGGGTCCACCGCGCACCGTGACGTGGCGCTGAACCGCGCCCCGGCGACAGATTCGGCGATGCGCGCTGCATCCGGCTCGATGCTCGTACGGTACGGCCCGGGTCAGCCTTCGATCGGCTGCGCCTGATCACGAACGACAGCGGCGGAGGCGAAGAGGTTCAACCCCAGCGTCCGCGACAGGTGCGCGATGGCACGCTGCCCGCGCACACTGTTGCCCGCCGGATCCAGCTTCGGCGAGAACGTCCCGATGGCGCCCTTGCCGGGCGAGATCGCGACGATCCCGCCGGACACCCCCGATTTGGCGGGTAACCCGATCTCGTAGAGCCATTCCCCTGACCGTTCGTACATCCCGCAGGTCGCCAGCACCGACAGCGTGTCCCGGCAGACATGGGCCTGCACGACCCGCTCGCCGGTCACCGGATTCACGCCACCGCCGGCCAGCGTGGAGCCCATGATCGCGAGATCGCGTGCGTGCACGCGCAGCGAGCACTGCCTGGTGTAGACATCCACCACCTCGAGCGGGTCGGCCGTGATCCGCCCGTAGCTCTCCAGCAGGCCCGCGATCGCCCGGTTGCGCTGGTTGGTCAGCGTCTCCGAGTGGTAGACCTCGTCGTCCAGCTGCAGCGGCCGACCCGCGAAGCGGGACAGCCCCGTGCGGATGTACTCCCACCGCGCGGCCGGTGTGCCACCGGGAACCAGCGCGGTCGTCGCCATCGCCCCCGCGTTGACCATGGGGTTCATCGGATGCCCGTCGTTGAGTTCGATGGCCATGACCGAATTGAACGGCAGCCCGGTGTTGTCGACACCGACCCGATCGCGGACGATGCCGTGCCCGAGCGCGTCACAGACCAGCGCGTAGACGAACGCCTTCGAAATCGACTGGATGGAGAACTCGTGCGCGGCGGCGCCGACGGTGTGCGCGCCGCCGCCGAGATCGGCGACCGCGATGCCGAAGAGATCGGGATCGGCGGCGGCGAGCGCGGGAATGTAGTCGGCGACGACACCGGCGGTCCGCGGAACGTAGCGCTGATAGGCGGTGGCGAGCAGCTCACCGACCCGCTCCCGGTCGGGCAGCGCTCCGGTGGATACCGCCTGATCGACACCATCGACCTCGAGTTCCACAGGGCCTCCCTCGTGCGCGCCGTCCAACCCTAGCGGAGCGGAACGTACGCGAAACGAAGGCGGGTTCAACTGGTCAACGCATCACGGCTCCGATCGCCCTGTCAGCCTGGAACCGCGCCGGCATCAGCAGCGACGTCGAGTGAGCCAAGCGGATGACCAGAACTCGTCGTTGTCCCACCCCTGCTCGCCCTGCCGTGCCGGCAGTTGCCAGCACGGCAGTGGACTCAGTGCGAGTCAACGTTTTTCGCCTCGCTGATATACACGGCGGTCAGCAGCGCGAATACGTAGGCCTGCAACCCGATGACCAGCAATTCGAATGCAGTGAAGGCGACGCCAGCGAGTAGGGAGAACGGTGAGAACACTTTCATCCAGGCGGTGGCGTCGAACAGGAAGTACCAGGTGGCGCTGAAGAAGAGCACCAGCATGATGTGGCCGGCGAGCATGTTGGCCATGAGCCGGACGGTGAGCGTGAACGGCCGCAGGATGAATGTCGAGACGAATTCGATCGGGATCAGCAGGCCGTGCGCCCACGGCGGCACGTCCGAGACGACGACGCTGCCGCGCATGTACCGCCAGAATCCGAACTTGCGGATACCGACGTAGTTGAAGGTGACGTAGGCGATCACCGCGAGCACCAGCGGCATGCCGATGCGCGCGTTGGACGAGATGTTCAGTCCGGGAACGATGCCGGAGAAGTTCAGGAACAGCACGGTGAAGAAGATGGTCGCGATCAGTGGGAAGTACTTGCGGCCCGCCTCCTTGCCGAGTACCTCGTCGGCGATCTGCTCCTTGACGAACACCAGCGCGGCTTCCGCGATGTTCTGCAGCTTTCCCGGCACGATGCGCGGATTACGGAAAGCGGCCAGCATGAACACCACCAGCAGCGCCGTCATCAGCAGCCGGATGAGCATCAGCCGGTCGAGTTCGAACGGAGTGCCCTCGAACAGCACGGCGGGCGGAAAGAAGTCGGTCAGCGACGGCGCGTGGAACTCCGCGGCAAGGTCGATGGTGTTCAGCGTTCTCTCCCCCTGATCGAACGAACTTTGATTATATGTTCATACCATAAAAAGTGGCTCGACGTGAAGGCGGAGTCGGTCGTGATGCGTGCCGCCGACTCACGCGGGCGGGATGGCCAGCTGAGCGCTGCGCGGTTGCGACGGTTCGAGCTCGGGTTGGTGCCGGTTCTCGACACCAGGCGAGTGCGGCGATATCGACGGAGATAGTTGCTCGTGAGGTCCGCCGAGCGGCAGGCGACCGAGGCCGCGATCGGGAGTCACTCGGCGTGGCCGCCCTTGGCAACGAGGCCGACGTGGAGGCCGCGACCACCGTCGCCGACGCCGCGGCCGTGCGCGGCGATCGACCCGAGGCGACCCACGAGCAGCGGGCGGTGATGTCGCGCCGTTTCGCCGACACGCTCGCCACCCGGGGCGAGTGGACCAGCGAACTGGTCAGCCGGGAGATCGGTAGGCCGATCGCGCTATCGTGCGCGTTCAACGGCCAGACACCCGCGTACCCGCTGTGCCAGTACGCCGATCTCGCCCCGGCCACCGAGTTCGAGGAGATCCGGCCCAGCGCGCTGAGATCGACCATCTCGCGCCGCGAACCCGTCGGGGTTACCGGGGTGGTCACCCGTGGAACTATCCGCAGGCCGAAGCGCTCAGCTCGATCGCGCGCCCGCGCTCGCGGCCGGCTGCACAACGGTGCTCGAGCACTCCCCCGACGCCGCGCTGGACTCCTACATCATCGCCGAAGCCGCCGAACAGACCGGGCTGCCGCCCAGACCATCGACGACCTGCTCGACCCCGCCGTCATCGTCGGCCCCGCTCGCCAGCGAACCCCAGCTCGCCACCGTCGGCTCCTACACCGACGCCGCCCGGCAGCAGAAGGCTCGGCTCGTACACGGCGGCAAGCAACCCGAGGGGCTGACCTGCGGCTGATTCATCGAACCCACGATCTTCGCCGACGTCGCCGACACCGATCGCATCGCCCGCGAGGAGATCTTCGGCACGGTCGTCGCCGTTATCCCCTACACCGACGAGGGCGAGACCCTCGCGCTCGCCGACGACAGCGACTTCGGCCTGGCCGGTTCGGTATGGACCGCCGACGAGAGCTGCGGCTTCGCCATCGCCGCCGCCTCCACACCGACACCGTCGGGACCAACTCCTACCTCAACGACATGGAGCTGGGTCGGGCGCGGGATGTGAACGATGCGGCGTTCACCGATCATCGGCGGCGGATCAGCGCGCTCATCGAGCACTGATCGGCTCCACAGGGTCGCAGCGCTCCCCTTGCCGGAGTTCCGGTGGGCCGGTTCACGGCTCCGAAAAGCTGCGCATCTCCCGATGTACTCATATGCACAGGTAGTGAACTTAGAGAGTCTTATATAGACAGGATGCCGCAACCAGGCCACAGTGAAGCGTGACATCTGAGCGATACGACCTGATCGTCGTCGGCGCGGGCATCATCGGCCTCGCACACGCCTTCCACGCCCGTGAGCGCGGCCTGTCGGTGGCGGTGATCGAACAGAACGATCGCGTACTCGGTGCCTCGATCCGCAACTTCGGGCACGCCTGCGTCACGGCCCAGTCCGGCTCGGCGCTCGACTACGCGCGATCGGGGCGCGAGCACTGGAT is a window encoding:
- a CDS encoding transglutaminase-like domain-containing protein is translated as MTDLSHYSTQSRVTDPGARSALLAGLTGDFAQLRRTVSGLVIHYRADSPLAKGVPAQRMREIDTRYIETMLSRLAELAGGSLDEPRRPAQRLVGCCRDFTVLYVAALRARGIPARARVGFATYFVADYAVDHEVAEVWDADRARWRLVDPELDDGHTGPDGTRIDPLDLIPDQFVPAGAAWQLCRTGNADPARFVVDPGLDIPETHGMPQIAHNLVHDLAALNCAEMLLWDEWGWGENRSLTDSEQELLDRVAAVTTGGDSLQARRLYEDEPLLRVPDTVTSVDPLGGPPRTVTWR
- the atpB gene encoding F0F1 ATP synthase subunit A, which encodes MLFEGTPFELDRLMLIRLLMTALLVVFMLAAFRNPRIVPGKLQNIAEAALVFVKEQIADEVLGKEAGRKYFPLIATIFFTVLFLNFSGIVPGLNISSNARIGMPLVLAVIAYVTFNYVGIRKFGFWRYMRGSVVVSDVPPWAHGLLIPIEFVSTFILRPFTLTVRLMANMLAGHIMLVLFFSATWYFLFDATAWMKVFSPFSLLAGVAFTAFELLVIGLQAYVFALLTAVYISEAKNVDSH
- the glsA gene encoding glutaminase A, which produces MELEVDGVDQAVSTGALPDRERVGELLATAYQRYVPRTAGVVADYIPALAAADPDLFGIAVADLGGGAHTVGAAAHEFSIQSISKAFVYALVCDALGHGIVRDRVGVDNTGLPFNSVMAIELNDGHPMNPMVNAGAMATTALVPGGTPAARWEYIRTGLSRFAGRPLQLDDEVYHSETLTNQRNRAIAGLLESYGRITADPLEVVDVYTRQCSLRVHARDLAIMGSTLAGGGVNPVTGERVVQAHVCRDTLSVLATCGMYERSGEWLYEIGLPAKSGVSGGIVAISPGKGAIGTFSPKLDPAGNSVRGQRAIAHLSRTLGLNLFASAAVVRDQAQPIEG
- a CDS encoding aldehyde dehydrogenase family protein codes for the protein MELSAGRSAQLDRAPALAAGCTTVLEHSPDAALDSYIIAEAAEQTGLPPRPSTTCSTPPSSSAPLASEPQLATVGSYTDAARQQKARLVHGGKQPEGLTCG